The genomic stretch CTGATTCCCATGGCTTCGGCGATTTCTGCCTCGGACAGGTCGAGGTAGTAGCGCAACACCACAGCTTCTCGCTGGCGGCGGGGTAAGGCGCGTACTGCCTCCGATACCTCCCGGCGCGTCTCGCCGAGCAGCGTGGCGGCCTCCGCCGACCGAAATGGCGTCTGCCGCTCGCCGGTGAACCTGCTCATGATGGACCGGCGCCGGTGAACCATGCGGCATCCGTTCACCACACTCGCCCGAAGGTAGGGCAGTGCTCGATCATGGTGGGTCAACCGGCTCCATCGGCGGTGCAGTGCTGTGAAGGCGTCCTGGACGACGTCCTCGGCTGTTTCCTGATCGCCCACCAGCAGGAACGCCAACCGGACCAGGTGTAGCCGGTGAGTCAAGAACAGTTCGGCCACGACAGCCTCATCCATGGCCGCAGCAGGCGGCGCTCCCTGCGGCGGTGGCGCTGGTTCTTCCACCGCTCGTTGAATCGCGAATCGCATACCTCTTCCATGCATACTCGCTGTCCAGGTTGCCTTGTGAGACGGAAGTCACATTTGCCGAAAAGCTGGTCCAGCAAAACTCAGGATCGCCCGGCGGCATCGCCCCACGGCCGCGGAAAAATGGTCGAGTAGTTGGCCCTTCGGGCAGGTGATAGCGGAGCAGCGTTGGCAGGGCGTCCGACGACTCATGCAGCCTGGGCCTGACGACCTTTCGCCGGGCCGATTCTCTTCAGGAAATGGCCCTTCCGTGAAGTAATCTGGCCGCATGCCGTCCCCCAACCCCAGCTCGGCTACCCCGCCCGCCAGGCCGGATCGCGCCGAAATCACTTCACGAAAGGTGGTCGGGCTTCCCGAACGCCTCGATCCGGCCGACGACAGCCTCCCAGTCTGGACGGAGCACTACCTCGATCTCGCCGTGCGTGGAGTCCGCTCAGCTGAGGTCACCGCCAAGATCTCCCGGCATCTGGAGCGCTTCGGTGCCTGGATCACGGGCGGCCTCGGGCATGACCGGCTTTCGACCGTCACCCCGCGCGAGATCACCGCCTGGCGCGATCACCTGGCCACCGCCGGCAACCGCGGCCGCGACAAGTCGCCCGCGCCGATGGCGCCAGCGACTGTCAACAACCACCTCGCGCACCTGTCAGCGCTGTTCACCTGGATCACCGCGCACGCCCCCGAAGGGCTGCTGCGCAACGGCGACCCGACCAAGAAAGTCGCCCCATTGCCGCTGCCCGCCCCGCAGCCGCGAGCGCTGGCCGCCGCTCAGGTGCGCACCGTCAAGAACGTCGTGGACCGGATCGAGACCTTCCACGAGCTCAAGGGCCCCCGTCACCGCGGCGCCGCCACGCCCCGGGTGCACGCCCACGCCCGCCCGCTGCGCGACCGGGCCATCATCTACCTGCTGTTCGGCACTGGGCTGCGCCGCGCGGAGCTGGTCGGCCTGAACCTGGACCAACTGAAGCCGGCCGAACCCGAGCGGCTGCGCAAGGTCAAGAAGGCGCGCCTCGTTGGCGTGCGCGGCAAGGGCCGCACCAGCCGCACCGTCTTCCTTGGCCGCGACGCCCGCCAGGCCCTGGCCGACTACCTTGACCAGGAGCGGCCCGGCGACGCCGCCGCCAGCACCGGCTCGGCCGCGCTGCTGCTGTCCGCCGCCTCCATCGCCGCCCGCCACCCCGACGG from Nonomuraea polychroma encodes the following:
- a CDS encoding RNA polymerase sigma factor, with the translated sequence MDEAVVAELFLTHRLHLVRLAFLLVGDQETAEDVVQDAFTALHRRWSRLTHHDRALPYLRASVVNGCRMVHRRRSIMSRFTGERQTPFRSAEAATLLGETRREVSEAVRALPRRQREAVVLRYYLDLSEAEIAEAMGISRGTVKSTVFRALKALTVKLEGKR
- a CDS encoding tyrosine-type recombinase/integrase; the protein is MPSPNPSSATPPARPDRAEITSRKVVGLPERLDPADDSLPVWTEHYLDLAVRGVRSAEVTAKISRHLERFGAWITGGLGHDRLSTVTPREITAWRDHLATAGNRGRDKSPAPMAPATVNNHLAHLSALFTWITAHAPEGLLRNGDPTKKVAPLPLPAPQPRALAAAQVRTVKNVVDRIETFHELKGPRHRGAATPRVHAHARPLRDRAIIYLLFGTGLRRAELVGLNLDQLKPAEPERLRKVKKARLVGVRGKGRTSRTVFLGRDARQALADYLDQERPGDAAASTGSAALLLSAASIAARHPDGRLSARSINAIVGEIGRLHDA